From the genome of Pelmatolapia mariae isolate MD_Pm_ZW linkage group LG12, Pm_UMD_F_2, whole genome shotgun sequence, one region includes:
- the LOC134639140 gene encoding nuclear factor 7, brain-like has product MAERALLENFLSCHVCSETFSDPVSLSCNHSFCSSCLQQFWEETKNKNCPICKRKSSKDHSHVNFTLKELADLFAGRQISGSSETQKGEKKLTVVCSKHEEEPKLFCVDEQRAVCPVCEFSLHQSHKVVPVEEAVSDLKEQLKSDLKSLQDKRNKYKQVEETYNEMIQHSKKQLLSTERQIRAEFNKLQQFLKEEEESRLAALREEEEQKGRTISREMKMIEEQISSLSDSICAVEEELQKHSVPFLSSYKDTQSRARAQSSVSDPQLVSGALIDVAKHLGNLSFRVWEKMKEKVHFSPVILDPNTASGCLYLSDDLTSVRRGDTEQHLPDNPERNTLYPTVFGSEGFSSGKHSWEVEVGDHPDWIVGLSKESVDRKGKRFATPQNGIWCLKHESGKYNNCVGQTVKTVTVKKSLQRIRVQLDYDRGEVSFYDPEDMTHIYTHRDTFTEKLFPYFSIGEAGDAKTSDIKICQTEI; this is encoded by the exons ATGGCTGAGAGAGCTCTTCTTGAAAATTTCCTGAGCTGCCATGTGTGTTCAGAGACTTTCAGTGatcctgtgtctctgagctgcaaCCACAGCTTCTGTTCAAGCTGCCTGCAACAATTCTGGGaagaaactaaaaacaaaaactgtcccatttgtaaaagaaaatcttcaAAGGATCATTCTCATGTGAACTTTACACTGAAAGAACTTGCTGATTTGTTTGCTGGAAGACAGATATCTGGATCATCTGAGACacaaaaaggagagaagaaattaACAGTGGTGTGCAGCAAACATGAGGAAGAGCCTAAACTGTTCTGTGTGGACGAGCAGAGAGCTGTGTGTCCTGTGTGTGAGTTTTCTCTCCACCAGAGTCACAAAGTGGTTCCTGTAGAAGAAGCAGTCAGTGACctgaaggagcagctgaaatctGACTTAAAGTCTCTGCAGGACAAGaggaacaaatacaaacaagtgGAGGAAACATACAATGAAATGATTCAACACTCCAAGAAGCAGCTGTTgtccacagagaggcagatcagagcagagttcaacaagctccagcagttcctgaaagaggaagaggagtccagactggcagctctgagggaggaagaggagcagaaggggAGGACTATCAGCAGAGAGATGAAGATGATTGAGGAGCAGATCTCCTCTCTGTCAGACAGCATCTGTGCTGTTGAAgaagagctgcagaaacacagcgtGCCATTCCTCAGCAGTTATAAAGACACTCAGAGCAGAGCCAGAGCCCAGAGCTCAGTGTCAGATCCACAGCTGGTCTCAGGAGCACTGATAGATgtggccaaacacctgggcaacctgtccttcagagtgtgggagaagatgaaggagaaggtCCACTTCAGTCCTgtcattctggacccaaacactgcaaGTGGCTGTCTCTATCTGTCTGAtgatctgaccagtgtgagacGTGGAGACACAGAGCAACAtcttcctgataatccagagagaaACACTTTGTATCCCACTGTTTTTGGCTCTGAGGGCTTCAgctcagggaaacacagctgggaggtggaggtgggagaCCATCCTGACTGGATTGTAGGTTTAAGTAAAGAGTCAGTTGACAGAAAGggaaagcgttttgctacaccACAAAATGGAATCTGGTGTTTAAAGCATGAGAGTGGAAAATATAATAATTGTGTTGGTCAGACTGTGAAA ACTGTGACAGTGAAGAAGAgtctccagaggatcagagtccAGCTGGACTATGACAGGGGGGAGGTGTCCTTCTATGACCCTGAAGACATGACTCACATCTACACTCACAGAGACACTTTCACTGAGAAACTCTTCCCATATTTCAGTATTGGAGAGGCAGGAGACGCCAAAACCTCTGATATCAAAATCTGTCAAACTGAGATTTGA
- the LOC134639209 gene encoding E3 ubiquitin-protein ligase TRIM35-like: MAEKLALVENYLSCHVCSETFRDPVSLSCNHSFCSSCLQKFWEQTKNKNCPICKRKSSKDDPIVNFTLKELADLFAGRQKSGSSETERGEKKLTVVCSKHEEVPQLFCVDEQRAVCTVCEFSLHQSHKVVPVEEAVSDLKEQLKSDLKSLQDKRNKYKQVEETYNEMSEHMKKQLLSTERQIRAEFNKLQQFLKEEEESRLAALREEEEQKGRTISREMKMIEEQISSLSDSICAVEEELQKHSVPFLSSYKDTQSRARAQSSVSDPQLVSGALIDVAKHLGNLSFRVWEKMKEKVHFSPVILDPNTASGWLYLSDDLTSVRCGDTKQQLPDNPERNKNYPNVFGSEGFSSGKHSWEVEVGDHPEWLLGLSKESVETKGKRFATPKNGIWCLQHHSGKYTDVVGQTVTVKKSLQRIRVQLDYDRGEVSFYDPEDMSHIYTHRDTFTEKLFPYFSIGKSEDAKTSDIKICQTEI; encoded by the coding sequence ATGGCTGAGAAACTTGCACTTGTCGAAAATTACCTGAGCTGCCATGTGTGTTCAGAGACTTTCAGAGatcctgtgtctctgagctgcaaCCACAGCTTCTGTTCAAGCTGCCTGCAGAAATTCTGggaacaaactaaaaacaaaaactgtcccatttgtaaaagaaaatcttcaAAGGATGATCCTATTGTGAACTTTACTCTGAAAGAACTTGCTGATTTGTTTGCTGGAAGACAGAAATCTGGATCATCCGAGACAGAAAGAGGGGAGAAGAAACTGACAGTGGTGTGCAGTAAACATGAGGAAGTGCCACAACTATTTTGTGTGGACGAGCAGAGAGCTGTGTGTACTGTGTGTGAGTTTTCTCTCCACCAGAGTCACAAAGTGGTTCCTGTAGAAGAAGCAGTCAGTGACctgaaggagcagctgaaatctGACTTAAAGTCTCTGCAGGACAAGaggaacaaatacaaacaagtggaggaaacatacaatgaaatgagtgaacacatgaagaagcagctgttgtccacagagaggcagatcagagcagagttcaacaagctccagcagttcttgaaagaggaagaggagtccagactggcagctctgagggaggaagaggagcagaaggggAGGACTATCAGCAGAGAGATGAAGATGATTGAGGAGCAGATCTCCTCTCTGTCAGACAGCATCTGTGCTGTTGAAgaagagctgcagaaacacagcgtGCCATTCCTCAGCAGTTATAAAGACACTCAGAGCAGAGCCAGAGCCCAGAGCTCAGTGTCAGATCCACAGCTGGTCTCAGGAGCACTGATAGATgtggccaaacacctgggcaacctgtccttcagagtgtgggagaagatgaaggagaaggtCCACTTCAGTCCTgtcattctggacccaaacactgcaaGTGGCTGGCTCTATCTGTCTGAtgatctgaccagtgtgagatGTGGAGACACAaagcagcagcttcctgataatccagagagaaacaaaaattatCCCAATGTTTTTGGCTCTGAGGGTTTCAGttcagggaaacacagctgggaggtggaggtgggagaCCATCCTGAGTGGCTTTTGGGTTTAAGTAAAGAGTCAGTAGAGACGAAGGGAAAGCGTTTTGCAACACCAAAAAATGGAATCTGGTGTTTACAGCATCACAGTGGAAAATACACTGATGTTGTTGGTCAGACTGTGACAGTGAAGAAGAgtctccagaggatcagagtccAGCTGGACTATGACAGGGGGGAGGTGTCCTTCTATGACCCTGAAGACATGAGTCACATCTACACTCACAGAGACACTTTCACTGAGAAACTCTTCCCATATTTCAGTATCGGAAAGTCAGAAGACGCCAAAACCTCTGATATCAAAATCTGTCAAACTGAGATTTGA
- the LOC134639246 gene encoding E3 ubiquitin-protein ligase TRIM35-like codes for MAERALLENFLSCHVCSETFSDPVSLSCNHSFCSSCLQQFWEETKNKNCPICKRKSSKDHSHVNFTLKELADLFAGRQISGSSETQKGEKKLTVVCSKHEEEPKLFCVDEQRAVCPVCDFSLHQSHKVVPVEEAVSDLKEQLKSDLKSLQDKRNKYKQVEETYNEMIQHSKKQLLSTERQIRAEFNKLQQFLKEEEESRLAALREEEEQKGRTISREMKMIEEQISSLSDSICAVEEELQKHSVPFLSSYKDTQSRARAQSSVSDPQLVSGALIDVAKHLGNLSFRVWEKMKEKVHFSPVILDPNTASGWLYLSDDLTSVRCGDTNQQLPDNPERNTLYPTVFGSEGFSSGKHSWEVEVGDHPAWLIGLSKESVDRKGKCFASPKYGIWCLKHESGKYTNGVGQTVKVKKSLQRIRVQLDYDRGKVSFYDPEDMTHIYTHRATFTDKLFPFFGIGNAKTSDMKICQTEISLKTALISL; via the coding sequence ATGGCTGAGAGAGCTCTTCTTGAAAATTTCCTGAGCTGCCATGTGTGTTCAGAGACTTTCAGTGatcctgtgtctctgagctgcaaCCACAGCTTCTGTTCAAGCTGCCTGCAACAATTCTGGGaagaaactaaaaacaaaaactgtcccatttgtaaaagaaaatcttcaAAGGATCATTCTCATGTGAACTTTACACTGAAAGAACTTGCTGATTTGTTTGCTGGAAGACAGATATCTGGATCATCTGAGACacaaaaaggagagaagaaattaACAGTGGTGTGCAGCAAACATGAGGAAGAGCCTAAACTGTTCTGTGTGGACGAGCAGAGAGCTGTGTGTCCTGTGTGtgacttttctctccaccagagTCACAAAGTGGTTCCTGTAGAAGAAGCAGTCAGTGACctgaaggagcagctgaaatctGACTTAAAGTCTCTGCAGGACAAGaggaacaaatacaaacaagtgGAGGAAACATACAATGAAATGATTCAACACTCCAAGAAGCAGCTGTTgtccacagagaggcagatcagagcagagttcaacaagctccagcagttcctgaaagaggaagaggagtccagactggcagctctgagggaggaagaggagcagaaggggAGGACTATCAGCAGAGAGATGAAGATGATTGAGGAGCAGATCTCCTCTCTGTCAGACAGCATCTGTGCTGTTGAAgaagagctgcagaaacacagcgtGCCATTCCTCAGCAGTTATAAAGACACTCAGAGCAGAGCCAGAGCCCAGAGCTCAGTGTCAGATCCACAGCTGGTCTCAGGAGCACTGATAGATgtggccaaacacctgggcaacctgtccttcagagtgtgggagaagatgaaggagaaggtCCACTTCAGTCCTgtcattctggacccaaacactgcaaGTGGCTGGCTCTATCTGTCTGAtgatctgaccagtgtgagatGTGGAGACACAAatcagcagcttcctgataatccagagagaaACACTTTGTATCCCACTGTTTTTGGCTCTGAGGGCTTCAgctcagggaaacacagctgggaggtggaggtgggagaCCATCCTGCCTGGCTCATAGGTTTAAGTAAAGAGTCAGTTGACAGAAAGGGGAAGTGTTTTGCTTCACCGAAATATGGAATCTGGTGTTTAAAGCATGAGAGTGGAAAATACACTAATGGTGTTGGTCAGACTGTGAAAGTGAAGAAGAgtctccagaggatcagagtccAGCTGGACTATGACAGAGGGAAGGTGTCCTTCTATGACCCTGAAGACATGACTCACATCTACACTCACAGAGCCACTTTCACTGACAAACTCTTCCCATTTTTTGGTATTGGAAATGCCAAAACCTCTGACATGAAAATTTGTCAGACTGAGATTTCTCTGAAAACTGCACTGATCTCGCTGTGA